One part of the Myxococcales bacterium genome encodes these proteins:
- a CDS encoding glycosyltransferase family 4 protein: MAKRIGIPVIGSAEWIGGVSYVENLVKAVRLLPDEEQPELTLLVSDKDLEALPLHAHFLHLFDGVLHRGTQRTAVESLFGRAVAVYSSEVELGGLVDFVFPAADFMLGKIAAASWIPDFQHVHLPQFFSSTEIQERDRSFLWKSSRSQTVVFSSQSAAADFRRLYPQSSSRIATLCFHTLPESLWLRSDAVQVQRKYGLPDRFLLCSNQFWAHKNHCRVFEALGYMKLMGCPVSLVLTGSKSDYRHKTYFETLMRMPGALGIEEQVHVLGNIPRIDQIQLMRRSLGVIQPSLFEGWSTVVEDARALGKVMFLSDIDVHREQSPDRAHYFPREDALALAHLIQAQLPHLEPGPQLRSELECARASLERVMGFGRKFMDICA, from the coding sequence ATGGCAAAGAGAATCGGCATTCCCGTGATTGGTAGCGCCGAATGGATAGGTGGCGTTTCCTATGTAGAAAACCTCGTGAAAGCCGTGCGTTTGCTTCCGGATGAGGAGCAGCCTGAGCTGACGTTGCTTGTGTCAGACAAAGATCTCGAAGCGCTGCCGCTCCACGCACACTTCCTTCATCTGTTTGACGGTGTGCTCCATCGGGGGACACAGCGGACTGCCGTCGAGTCGCTGTTCGGGCGAGCTGTCGCGGTCTATTCCTCAGAGGTGGAGCTGGGCGGACTTGTAGACTTCGTGTTTCCCGCTGCTGATTTCATGTTGGGGAAGATCGCGGCTGCGTCCTGGATTCCCGATTTTCAACACGTTCACCTGCCGCAATTCTTCTCATCGACGGAGATACAGGAAAGGGATCGTTCTTTTCTATGGAAATCCTCTCGGTCACAGACTGTGGTATTCAGCAGTCAGAGCGCAGCTGCCGACTTTCGGCGCCTCTATCCGCAGTCCTCTTCGAGAATTGCCACCTTGTGCTTCCATACTCTGCCGGAGTCGCTCTGGTTGCGATCCGATGCGGTCCAGGTCCAACGCAAGTACGGACTTCCGGACCGCTTCTTGCTTTGTAGCAATCAGTTCTGGGCACACAAGAACCACTGCAGAGTGTTCGAGGCGCTGGGATACATGAAACTGATGGGCTGCCCCGTGTCGCTCGTCCTCACCGGGAGCAAAAGCGACTATCGACACAAAACCTACTTCGAGACGCTGATGAGGATGCCGGGAGCTCTGGGAATCGAGGAGCAAGTTCATGTGCTAGGGAACATTCCTCGTATCGATCAGATCCAGCTCATGAGGCGATCCTTGGGAGTCATTCAGCCCTCGTTATTCGAGGGATGGAGTACCGTGGTAGAGGACGCCCGCGCTCTTGGAAAGGTCATGTTCCTCTCAGACATAGATGTTCATCGCGAGCAATCACCTGACCGAGCTCACTACTTCCCCCGCGAAGACGCTTTGGCGCTCGCTCACCTGATCCAGGCCCAACTCCCTCATCTAGAGCCCGGCCCGCAGCTCCGCAGCGAGCTCGAGTGTGCCCGTGCATCCTTGGAAAGAGTCATGGGGTTCGGACGCAAGTTCATGGACATCTGCGCCTGA